The genomic stretch CGTGGAAGAATTGCTTAGGTGGCAGGTTACGATTGCTTAGTGatgcttgatgaggtggataccttgcatgtgcaggaaaatgggatcacctattaagaatagaaagatacaTCTGGACGCTATTTgacggacgcggctgggaagggcATTTTTTTTACAGATTTTTCATGTCTTTTTGATCGGCACTGTCCCCAAATACGTCCCAAATTATCATGCTGAATCTTTTTTGAGAGACGCAACTGAAGATGCTCTTTTTATAAGAGATCGtacgttctgaatgtggatcacaAACATTGTGTGTTCTAGCCGCGACAGTAAGTTTGTGTTAATGGCACCTCGCGGGATCGAAGCCCCGTCCGGACGTAATAAAACTTTATTTGTTTCATCAGCACTGACCTAGCTGTATGATGGCACAAAATATTACATGTGCAAGTTAAAAAatgctaggttttttttttttgcaaaaactaTAACGTCACATGTCATCTTCCGATTGATTGAGGACCAAATCTTCACATGATTGCAAATTGTAGGATGTTAGCTTCACACTTTACAAGACTAGCAGCAGGGATGAAACCGCTAGCCTTAAGGATCAATTGGTCCAAGCTGGGCTGAAGCACGCACGGTCGCTGAAGGAAGCCATTGCTGCTGGGGAcgccaaggtggaggaggccCGGAAGCAGTTTGCTGAGGCCGAGGGGCAGCTGCGGGCGGAGGTGGGGGAGGAGACCAAGCTTCTGAACTTGGAGCAGGAGAAAACCGCGGGGCTTTCTACGTGGAAAACCACGATCGACCAGATGATCCGGGACACCGACGACAAAGCGTTGAGTATGTGTTTCTtttcttgcttataagctttttcCTCTTACCGGTTTATGCTTATACCGAATTCTTATGTTTACGCAGGGTTGTTCCCGGACTCTCAGGAGCGCGCATCACTCACTGTCTCCAAGCTCCGGGCCGAGAATCCGGTTGCCGATGCTGGCGCTACCTGGACCACCGAGGACCACTTGGCTGCTCTCCACTCCCGGATCGCCCACATGAAGGTTCCCGATCGGCACCTTGGCGAGCTGCCGGTGACCGCGCTCAAAGTTTTCAAGCTCCTCTGGCCCGGAGAACCGGTCCCGGATGACCTCAGCGGCCTAACGGAGCGTCTTGAGGGTGCCGGTAAGCGGTTCGCCGAGTGGCGGCATTCCGCTGCGCGTGCCGGAGCTGACACAACGCTCCGGTTTGTCTGCTTGTGGTACAAAAATCTATACTTGGACGCCCTGCACAGCATGCATGGGGATGCTCCTACTGACAAAGTCCCAGAGAAGACTGCCGCGCGCCTCGACCGTGCCTACCGGATCGCCTGCTACACatcgaccagcaccttcatccctcctccagcGGACCTCGCCGAAGAATTtaccgatgatgatgaggaggaggaagaagctgaaGATGATGAAACTGAGGAAGATGCTGCTCCGGATGCCCAAGGAGAGCAAGCATTTGAAGCCCCTCGTGCCCCAGAACAAGCCCTGGAGAGTTCATCTCCACTCTATGAAGATTGATCTAGTCTCACCATGGACAACGTCGTAAAAtttcccccggtatgccggggtgggAAGCTGTATGATACAATTAAGCCCTTTTGGTTGTGTTGAACTTAAGTAGTTATTAGGTTTGCATGCTTGACTCTGAAGCTTATTATGCTAAACCGGTAACTTGGTTTGAGTTAACCTCTTTCGATTCGTTTTGGTTTTCAGGCAAAGATTCCGGATTCATTCCCGAATTCAATCTGatccatacttggttcttttgctttggctctgtcttacgtatgaggcccaaagttcttttaccaagcaagcattttctcgaACTTAGAGAAAAAACTCGAATTTTTTCGCAAAAAACCGGTatcaccggggttagttaaatactTTCTGGATTGTTTATTTACAGTTTCTTTCCTGTCTTTCATGTGCTCAAATCCTTCCGGTTTGTCTTGCtttccatgaagccgggttgcggacaacagcaAAGTCAAAGATTTACCTTTAGGTTAAAcacattactaaaccggaaaggaaAGCTTCCAACAAGCAAACCGGTATACAGAAAAAACAAACACATTGCATATGAtttcggtagaggcagtccccgagatacatTCGAGGTGACGGCATGTTTATTgacagcaaataaggtacaaaaaaggaactccttacatTACATCCTTAGGAATAGAAAGGGCGAAgtagagctacgttccatggacgtttggtttcctctcctgacctgtccttCTTTCCGTCCTTGGgttcctgtgcatcgattaggtagtaggcatcattgtgcagagccgtgctcacaatgaaaggtccttcccatggagatgagAGTTTGTGCTGTCCCTCAGTGTGCTGCACTAgacgtagcaccaggtctccttcccggaataccctcgggtttaccttccgactatgatagcgtctgaggttttgttggtatatggccgatcttgccaaggctagctctctttgttcctcgagcaaattgatatcgttttctcgggcctcttttacatcttcttcggtatagagttgaactcgtggtgagtcatggatgatatcggttggtatgaccgcttctgctccatataccatgCAAAATtgtgtgtatccggtagaccggtttggtgtggttcttatgctccacaagatttcttggagttttccctttcttgtggagtataagagagatgtattgcgtcatctctatgttaggacgtgatgcccatatgaatgcttatcaaacacatattgaagttccacTAATATcatgtcattgatgaattgttagtgtccactacaacttaaaaagagagtataaaagtgaacccatgaactccggtccaattttaatcatcagAAACACCTTTCCACTACATAATTTTATCATACTCTATACTTGCAGcaatattttaatccgaaaatacagaaATACTTTCTTTACTTaagcacacacacaaaacccaaaaacaactaTCTCTTTACCCGTTTTATTTAGTTTACATAGTTTATTTGATTTACTATACTTTCATTACTTCTTTTATCTATAATtcctaatacgaaaccttgtgcttgaaaaccgcacggtggagttggggacacaaggcaaaactttgctttgcatgattgctgGAAGAAGAGGAAAATGAGATACCTCTAAGCCAATTCCCCAAgacttcgatataaaccctcgagtcacccttgtggggaaagctACTCTTGCTacgacactctgcacttggagtcccaatgaaTTGACGATATACGCGAGTGTCATCAATATTCAATCTTACTAGCCGAAAATATTCCTCCATGATGCACTTTTGTTACCTTATTAAGCTCATAATTTAGTACTAAAAAGATTATTTACCAtgatgcatgtgcatcagggtCACACCATAGAGTTCCGCCCCTGCGCCTGCATCCCAAACGACCACCGTCACCAGTATCTATCTTCTTGCCACACAAGATCCACGACAAGCATGGTGTCATAGTGAGCTCCATGGTGGAGTTTGGTGGTGCACATCTTCATATTTATTACAGAGAAGAGTGCAATGACAATGTCGAGGGAACACTATCTAGGTTTTGTAGTTTTGGTTTTCAATGATGTTGTAATTTTGGGCTAGATTGGACACCAGGTCAATGTAAATTTCATCACTCACCAATCCTTATTTCCCATGAGTAACACCACTATCCCTAAGAAAGTGCCAATGATAAATTAATTTAGTGATGTCGTTTGAGCCTTATTCAGTTGTGTGTTGTTATATAGTAGTGATTGTTGATGACCATACACATAATCAAATTGTACAATATGCAAAATTAGTAGAATCCGCAACATTTATATATGCTAATGTCATTACTATAAGCGATACTACATTAATACCAAGTAACACAAGATTCACACGTGAGCCAGCCACTATCTCTTGAAAGAAACATTTTGTCACCAAGAAACATGTGAGAATCATACAAACAGTTAATTGTACACTCTAGAAgtttctctctctctgtctcaaaaTATTTTGCTTACATATATATGCTTATGTATTCATTCACTATAAACCATTATTATTGTTAGACCATATTTTGTAGAGTTTCTATAACAAATACATACACACAATATACTTATGCAATGGTCAAAACTAATTGAATAAAGCAACATTATATTGTTTCAAAATATAGTATATAACAAATTGGCAGTGTACCTTTACATGATATAGATTACAATTTCATAAGAAAGAACACTACAACTCATATTTCGAACCATTCTTATGTTGTTAACTATTCTAAAAAGAAAATATTCATTAAGATTGTATCATGTGAAAAAGTTATAAATAAGTATAAAATTTTAGTACAAATTATATTTATGCAATTTACCCGTAGTTCCAAATTATAAATGAACTGGCCATAGTAACGGCTAGATACTCACATATTTTCCATGCGACCTCCCTTGGTTTCCATGCTGTCCCAATCACTTTGCATTTTAGAATAAAACTtaatttttcctttatttttcccTTTTTTCCCGTTCAGGTGACCCTATCAATGGCTATACAATCCCTTATTTTCTGTGCAACCTCTGTCACTTTGCAGTTTAAAATAAAACCTTACTATTTTTCAAATTATTAgatgcatgagatgcacatgcACATATACTACCTTTACCCTTTCGTGTCCTAAAATCATAGGATGCTCCTAGAGGAGCATTGCCAAGGAGGATACCAATCGATGAGGACAGCTTCCCTTTAGCAAAAGGCTGTGATTTTCATAGCTATATACTCACACATCTAGTTGTAAGACTCATCTGACATTGTTTATACCCATATTTGTTGAAATAAGTTAATCTCCCCTCTTCTACAAAAGAAAAGTAAAACCAAATGTGAATCCTTGCCATGGTGAGTGCTACTTAGATATAAGAATTTCGCACATGAACAAAGAAGAATTTCGCACATGAACAAAAAGAGAAGGGTAAATCATCAAAATTACTTGGTTCGATTATGGATCACACTTCTTTTTTTTGTTCATGTGCGAAATTCTTATATCTAAGTAGCACTCACCATGGCAAGGATTCACATTTAACACAATATATGCCACTTTAGTTGTCTCACTATAAATTTTTAGGTGACTATTCTAGTTTTGAATGGTAAATGGCGTACTCACTCACAAGAGAGGCATTTTTCTGAGCAGGTGCTCAGACCCCATCGGGGATGTTGATAGGTCTTGTACCTGAAACTTTGTACTGTAGTTCATAAAAACATTTTAGATAGAATGTGAACAAAATATTTCAGGATTTTATGACATTAAATctatgtatttttttatttttttaaagaatttgttttgaattttgaatatttgaaaattttaaactGCTCAAAAAAAATCTAATCTATTTTCTACATTCTAATTGTAATGTTTCGGTGACTAGCAAAGTTTCGAATCCATATTTAATATAGTTTGTGagattaaaaaggaaaaaaactgaAAAGGTGAGGATCTTCTTTTTCGGTGACCGTCTGCAATTCTTTTTCCTTTCGTAAAAATTATCATAACAATATTCGTTTAGTCGTTCGAAACAAAAGATgtactatatacatgcatgctCTTCTGTATCTTATTTTCCAAGATGGTAATCCGGCCGAAGGGCATGCATAAACATGGAGAAGGACGCCCTGCCCGATCTTCCGGGCCATGTCCTCACCAAGTTAGCTTGGCGCGCCTCTTTGTCGCGGAAAAGACAGGGCGTCAACCACTGCCCTCCGATCCGGTTCATCAAATTGCACCTGGGAAAGATAGAGTGGGGGCTCACCACTAGCAATGACCACCGATGATGTGATTAGAGATAACCCCATCCGGTCTCCCTCCCTTTCATATCCAGCTTTAAAGTGAAAATTAAAATACTGCTTTGCACTCGTCGAGTACAGCtacaagtgaaaaagcaataGCACCAAATTTGTTATTCCCTCGTTTTTTATTAGGCCGCTATGAATTTTGAGCGAAAATTTTGACTAATAAGTTTACAACAAATTTTTTTTGTCATTAGGTTCATTAGGTTCATATTTAAAACATGTTTACAACATTTTTTTTTGTCATATTCCCTCCTTGAAACATAAGTGTTGCTGCTTTGTTTAGATATATATAGATGTATCAACGCGACAGATATGTCCATGTCGACAAAGCAGCGATATATCCATATGAAGATAAAGCACCGATATTTATTTTGAAATCGGAGGAAATGTAACTTATATTTCATTGGTTAAATTATTTGTCAAAAAATTGCCTTAAAATGCTTGCAGTCAAATTCTTGCCTTAAAATGCTAGTGATCAGGGAGTATCCTTTTCAGCTTTTGCCGAGGGGATATCTTCCGGCTCCATCGGCCTGCTAGCTAGTTGCCTTGTTCTGGATCAGAGCGAATGTCCAAGTTGGAGGAGACGGGCGCCATGCATGATGGATGAGCTTGACATGAGGGACTTCGAGTACGCGTGAGAACTAATCAAGTCTCGGTTAAAATATTTGCCTAGTGCTAGCTTAGCAAGATGTGGTACTGCCACTGCTGTTTACGATAACTCTAGCATCTAATCAAGCACAATTAGCATTGCTCATCTTGTGCATTAAGAACAGCTAGCAAGCTGAAGATGTTCCCTAAATTAATTATAGTTGCAACGTTTGAAAAGATCCACCAAAGATGGTTGAAAATTAAAGAGCGTGTTCCGAACGGAGAGAGGGGTGAGGTGTTGCTTAGAGACGGCGAGACGCAACCTTTGCACAGAACTACATTAGATAAACACACACCCTTACAAAAACTAATTCAAAGTACAGATTACTTAAACAAGACAGGGACAACTGAGAGATCTTCTGACTAATTAAACTTCAGTTCAAGATTCCACTAGTTCCAGTGCGAGTGAACTACCACCAGGTGGCATTCTCCTCCAGTCAGGAAACTAACTAATACTATGACGCGAGATACTTAATAGAGATAACCAATGTACAGCCTACACTACTTCTCTTGTGGAGCCCTGAACAAGCAAATTAAGCTGGGAAAGTGTCCGGCGTGGTGACCAGACCCCACGCCGGCCGGCGTGCAAAGAACGCCGCCCGTAGTGCCATTGCAAAGCTAGCCCTGCCTTTCCGGCCGGCGGAGCCTCCACCAGACGACGAAGGACTTTCGGTTAGCCACATTGTCCATTCTGCCCTGTTAAACCGGACCGGCTACCTTAACTTGTTGCGGTCAAGGCAGGCATAAATGGCGCGAGTGGCTTACAGGTGAATCACACCGGGGAGTCGGGGCTTCCGTTGACGGCGACGGCGTCGGCACGGAGAATGGTGCGGCAGAGCGGGCAGCTGGGATGGGAACGGAGCCAGTCGTCGACGCAGTCCGGGTGGAAGCGGTGGCTGCACTGAGGAAGCGCCTTCACCTTGTCCCCGGCCACCAGAGCGCTGATGCAGATCGAgcactccgcctccacggcctgcTCCTCCTCGGTGGAACGCTCTGGGATGTAGAGCGTGACGGGGAGCGCATTGATGGCGTCGTCGTCGAGTCCGGGGGGCGCTGGCAACGCCGCGGCGAACGAGGAGGCCTCGAGGTCGGCGGTGCGGAGGCTCCTGCGGGTGCACGCCCAGCGGAGGTAGAGGCAGACGGCGACgaaggcgacgaggaggaggagcaggccgACCAGCAGCGGCACGGCGCGGCCGTGCAGCGCGAAGTTGCTGTCGTCGACGTCGCCGTACCGCACCTTCATCACCTGGTTCGTCGTCCCCGCCGCACCCTCCTGCGCGGCCATCGTTTAGCCGGAGCAAGTTCTTGCCTCCCCGCCGGCCGGCCGGTTCCTCCTGGGCGCagcacgcacacacgcacacggaAGGCTCGATCGGCGGGATCTTGTACTCACGCTCTCACTCTCACTGACGCCATGCGTAAACGCGTGGTAGTCAAAGGCAGCGAGCTAGCGCATGGGAGACTGCGCGGACGCGGCTGCCGGCCTTGTGGGATACGCGGTCGACGGAGCAGGCTGCAGCCTGCAGGCGACGAAATTACCGCGtgagtggagtggagtggaggTGAGGCCTGGCGAGCGAGCGACGCGCGAGGTCCGAGGAGGGCGTGGTTTTAAAAATCCATAGTCCTCGGCAGTCCCTTTTAAGGTCGAAAAAATGGCTCCCAGCCAGCTTCACTTCACACAGTGGGGCACGGGCAGAACCTAGCCGCGAACAgacgaagaagaaaagaaaaaacgtaGACGGGAACaaataatactacctccatcccaaagattAAGATTTATATTTTTTGTGAAAAGTTAAATcaagtaaagtttaactaaatttTTAAAACAATCtataaacaaatataatattctGTAGATATCATATAAaattatatttcattatctatttaattatattaattttgtattttgcatgttaatgatttttggtaaaaatttggtcaaacttgacatagtttgactttctaaaaataatacaaatctacttttgggacggaggtagtatgcaACTGGGTAGATGAGGGCATCGTTAGCGAGCAACCCAAACAAAAAATGGTCCGATTCTGTTTGTTTAGGTTGGTCACAGATAAAAATATAGTTCGTGGTCTGGACTACCATGTCAGTGTGCATAGCGACGCGACTCGACGTCTCTGCGTTGGTCACTTGGCCTACTGACCGCAGACAAACAAATGGACTGGATTTGAATAAAGCTAATGGCGCGTGAATATTTAATAAATATTTCATTCATtcgaacataatttacatagaaaATAAGTAAAACCCTAATTCACAGCACTGCTGTCTTTTTCGTCATTGGAGAGGAGGTCGACAAATGGTGGAGGCGTCCACAACTCCTACTGCGCCCAAGCATGCACCTCCGGCAGCATGTACTGCGGCAGTTGCGGCACGTATCACGACAGAGTTGCTGGTGGTACGTACTGCAGAGGAGGCGGCACCATCTAGCCTTCCCACACGACATGTGGCGGCTCGTGCGGCGgaagtggtggtggcggtgggagAGAGCTTACGTGGTCCGCCACCATAGGCGGACCCAACCATCCCTAAGCCCGGGCACCCGCCTAGGCTTCCGGCCTACTACGCAGCCTATTTTAATGAATATTACATATTTGGCCGAGCTGACTATACGTCCAGAATTGGTGAAAATCTTAAATCCGCAATTATCTACCACCATGGCGATCAGCTGGACTACCTCTTCCAGGCCGAGTCTGAAAAAGGCTGGGCCTCTTCCAGGCCCGGCCAGGAGTACTCAACATGTAGTAATTAATAAGAGAAGTTATGAACGTTTTGTCCAAGCcaatttgttttttatttttataaTCCCTAACCAAGGGAGTACTATGTAGCCTAAGTTACAAAGTATTATGTATTAAAATTTAACATGTTGATAGTACTCCTATATCTCATTggctatctgatacgtctccgacgtatcgataatttcttatgttccatgccacattattgatgatatctacatgttttatgcatactttatgtcatatttatgcgttttccgaaactaacctattgacgagatgccgaagggccagttcctgttttctgctgtttttggttccagaaatcctagtaacactaCAACAcaacagagctttggtaacacaatcATGTAACACATGGTAAAATATGTTACAACTAAAATTGCAGTAACACAACATGTGTGTGCCAACGATCAAGAGTAACACAAACTGTATCAGAGGCAAAAGTGTGTTACAGGGATATTGATACAGTAACATATAAATATGTGTGAGACGTAATGTGTTACCATAATATTAACATAGTAGCACATAGGTGTGTGTTGGTGAGAACGTGTTACAAGCTGAACCATCAAAGCGCGGCCCATCCAAAAATATACAATCAAGTAAACCCTTCATCAGTTCGAGGAAACTTTTATGCTTCGACCCTTCCCCTATTCCCCGCTACATTGATAAGTCGCGATAGATTTAGGGACTAGGCTTGTCGGTCCTTGTGTTGTTTGATTTTTTTCTTCATGATTCAAGTGATCTCTTGGTTGGGATAAACATTTGCCTCCGCTTCGCATCCACATTGTATTCGGTCCTCATCCACTTCTGACAATATCTATTTATGTATTTGTTTTTTAACATTTTTGTAGTCATTTCCGCTTCCACAAAAGAATATGGAAACAAATGTGGCACCACTCAGTTCCGCCCTTCTTCGGTGACATTACACCAGTCTTGTGAGTAACGTTGCAGTAATCCCATCACAGTTCCGCGTTTAGGGAATAGTGCTTGGTCGATACGAGGCGGGAAGGGACCGGTTCCTTCCACCATATCAATCCACTATAGAGGCATCATGAGCATGATGATTAGGGCGTGGTGGTTCGCCTCACTTCACGGATACATCGCTGTCCTATTGTGTCCCATCACCGTACGCCCGGGAGGAAATCGCATGGTGGTGTCTTCGGACTCGGTCCACATGTCATCCCACCCCGGGTTGTCGTCGCGGATGGTGGACGGATCCTCTAGCTGTGCATTGATGAACACCTTCCTTCAGCGCCGGCCCGTCCGCTTTGCCGTCCTCTTCGCCCTCTTCTGCAGGAAGAAACCCCTCTCGTCGACGACGTCTTAGGGGAAGTTCACGCGCTAGGCTTGCATAGCGAGCTCGTCCGCCATGGCGATGGCGAGCCGCCAGTGCGCCTAGCGGTGTTGGtgacggtcctcgtcggtgatGAGGATTAGAGGCGGCACCACGAACTCCGCGTCGGCGGGCGAGTTGAAGCGTTGAAGTTCATGTGGCGCCACGGGCGGCCGAGGTGCCACTTCGCCGCGTCTTGTAAATGCCGAGGCACATGCAAAAATCGGCGGCGTGGAGCTCGGCGTAGAACGCGCACGCCGCAAAATCCGAACTGGCTCAGTGACCTGCGGCGGCACAACAACATCCCGACGTCAGAGGGGAGGGGGCAAGAATGGCAGTGGAGCGGAGGTAGTGCGACTAAGCGGCTCGTAAAATGTACTCGGTGGttttctcccgcgcgagcactatTCATAGCGCACGCGAGCCGGTGGCCAGAATATCCTGCGCCGGATATGGTTTTATCCCCCGCGCGGCAAAATTTTACCCCACGCGCATTTTTTTCGCACCCTCTCGAGCTGTGCACGCATCCTTCATCACGCTGTATTCACAGATTTGTTTAACCCAACTGTTGAAGTTGCTCTAAAAAATTAAATTCGTTTTATCCCGCCAATCTATTTTATTGAGACAAAACCAGCAGGAGGGAAAACTTTTACTTGTTCCCGCTTTTATATACTTTTCCCTCCAATTAATAGCTCCTATATATAGAGCGCCCCTGCTAAATCCCATGTCACCAGTGCGGGCAACAAAAAAGGCCCGTAATTAACTCATACTGGGTATATATCCAATCTAATCTACAGAGGCATCTAGTCAACGACCACCGCACCCCTGCGCCCCGCCCACCATCGTGCCCATCACCGCGCCGCCCCCCACCATCGCGCCGCCCCCAACATCTCGCCGCCGAGCCACCCAACTTCCCACCCCTACCACCACCGACCACCACAGCACTGGGATCTCCATTCCCCTACACGCCCTGCGCCATCAACATCGCGTCGGCCAACCCTCCCGCTGCTCCCCGTCGCGTCTTCTCGCCAAGG from Lolium rigidum isolate FL_2022 chromosome 4, APGP_CSIRO_Lrig_0.1, whole genome shotgun sequence encodes the following:
- the LOC124649944 gene encoding RING-H2 finger protein ATL66-like encodes the protein MAAQEGAAGTTNQVMKVRYGDVDDSNFALHGRAVPLLVGLLLLLVAFVAVCLYLRWACTRRSLRTADLEASSFAAALPAPPGLDDDAINALPVTLYIPERSTEEEQAVEAECSICISALVAGDKVKALPQCSHRFHPDCVDDWLRSHPSCPLCRTILRADAVAVNGSPDSPV